The Salvelinus namaycush isolate Seneca chromosome 13, SaNama_1.0, whole genome shotgun sequence genome includes a region encoding these proteins:
- the LOC120058011 gene encoding beta-1,3-galactosyltransferase 1-like: MPSKVSCLYVLTVVCWASALWYLGISRPTSSYVSGQMSLPIRKTVKTLKNTTFSNIRTRTLNPHAFDFVINEPKKCETNTPFLVILISTTHKDFDARQAIRETWGDESTYSDIRIITLFLLGRNTDAVLNQMVEQESQIFHDIVVEDFIDSYHNLTLKTLMGMRWVATFCSQAQYVMKTDSDIFVNMDNLVYKLLKPTTKPKRRYFTGYVINGGPIRDMRSKWYMPRDLYPEAKYPPFCSGTGYVFSVDVAELIYKTSLHTRLLHLEDVYVGLCLRKLGIHPYQNSGFNHWKMAYSLCRYRRVITVHQISPEEMHRIWNDMSSKKHLRC, translated from the coding sequence ATGCCTTCAAAAGTCTCATGCTTGTACGTGTTGACAGTCGTTTGCTGGGCAAGTGCTCTTTGGTACTTGGGTATATCCCGGCCGACATCCTCCTATGTCAGTGGGCAGATGTCTTTGCCTATCAGGAAGACTGTGAAAACCCTTAAGAACACTACGTTCAGCAACATCCGGACGCGAACGCTGAACCCACACGCCTTCGACTTTGTCATCAACGAGCCTAAGAAATGTGAGACCAACACGCCCTTCCTGGTCATCCTGATCAGCACCACACACAAAGACTTTGATGCTCGTCAGGCCATCCGGGAGACCTGGGGCGATGAGAGCACCTACAGCGACATCCGCATCATCACCCTCTTCCTGCTGGGCCGCAACACGGACGCCGTCCTCAACCAGATGGTAGAACAGGAGAGCCAGATCTTCCACGACATTGTGGTGGAGGACTTCATAGACTCGTACCACAACCTCACCCTCAAGACCCTGATGGGCATGCGCTGGGTGGCCACCTTCTGCTCCCAGGCCCAGTACGTCATGAAGACAGACAGTGACATCTTCGTCAACATGGACAATCTGGTCTACAAGCTTCTGAAGCCCACCACCAAGCCCAAGAGGAGGTACTTCACGGGCTACGTCATCAACGGCGGTCCCATCAGAGACATGCGCAGTAAGTGGTACATGCCCAGAGACCTGTACCCCGAGGCTAAGTACCCCCCGTTCTGCTCGGGAACGGGGTACGTGTTCTCAGTGGACGTGGCTGAGCTGATCTATAAGACCTCTCTGCACACCAGACTGCTCCACCTGGAGGATGTGTACGTGGGACTGTGTCTGAGGAAGCTGGGCATCCATCCCTATCAGAACAGTGGCTTCAATCACTGGAAAATGGCCTACAGCCTGTGCAGGTACCGTCGTGTTATCACTGTCCATCAGATCTCACCGGAAGAAATGCACCGAATCTGGAACGACATGTCAAGCAAGAAACACCTCAGATGCTAG